TTACGTCGCCTTTTTTGTAAGCTTCGTCAGCTTTAGCTTTTACCTCTTTAATATGGCCATATTGATCAAGTGCGTCATCAACCAAAGCTTTTACTTTTGGATATTTCTCATAATGTTTCTCTTTTAGGTATTTAACAACCTCTTGGATAACATCGTCAGTTGCCTTATTAGTTGCGATTACTTTGTCGTATTCGGCTTTTAAAGCTTCTGGGCTTAGAGTTTTTAGCTTGTTATTTTTTGCAGATTCATATTTTTTATTTGGATCTTTAACAAGCAAATAACCCATCATTTCTAGGTGAAGTGCTGAACAAAACTCGGTGCAGTAGTATGGGAAGACACCTTCCATATCAGCTACGAAATTTACTGAAGCGGTTTTGCCAGGCTCTAGTGAAGCGTGAATGTTGTAAAGGTCAATGCCAAATCCGTGAGTTTCATCTTGAGCGCGCTCTAGGTTTGTTAGGTGAATTGTTACATTATCGCCTTTATTTACTTCGATGTGCTCTGGATTGATATGGCTTCTGATCATTGTTGCATAGACGGTTACATTTTTGCCATTTCTTTCAACTCTTTCTTGACCAGCTAGAGTTGCATATGGACTAGCCTCGCCTGTTCTTGAGTTTGTACCCATGTTGTAGGTAAGCGCTGGACTTAGTTTGCTAGCAGCTATTGAAACAACATCGTGTGGCTCGCCAAGTGGTATTGGCATATCATAGATTAGATCCATTTTTGCACCAGTGATGTCTATTAGCTGGTGATTTTGTGGATGAAGTGGGCCAACTGGGCTAAAGCGATCGATTGAAAGTTTATCAAGCGCGATTGCATATTTGCCAACTGGTTTTGCTGATTTGCCCTCCATTGTATCAAGGTGGCCGATATTGTAGTGAACATTTATCTTATCAAGCACTTTTAAATTTTTATAGTCCCATTTTACGATTTGACTATCAACGTAAAGTGAAGTATAAAGTACGCCATCTTGTGAGTCAAATGATGTGTGCAGTGGTCCAAGGCCAAGTTCGACTTGTCCGTGCATTGACTTTTCTCTATCTAAGATAGGTATGCCGTATGGGTCAGTGCCAGCATACTCTTTTTTGTCGATTAGCTCTTTGATCTTTCTAAAGTCATAAACTGATGCGTGAGTATCAAGCTTACCACCAATAATGATGTATCTACCATCTGGAGTTACGTCACAACCATGTGGGCTCTTTGACTCTGGGATCAAAAATAGTGCACCAGCTTTTACAGCAGCGTCTATTGTAACTACCTTGTGGCCATTTATAACTTTGTAATTTTTCTTGTCTTGAACAAGTTTTTCTAAAATTTTCCAGTTATAAACATGCAAGAAGTCAGTGTCATTTCTACTTGCACCTGCTTCAAATGGAGGAAGACCTTTTTCGATACCGCCAGTATACATCTCAGTATTTATTGAGTTTGTAAAGCCCCAGCCGTAGCTCTCGCCTTTACCAGCATCACTTAGATCTTGCCAGTATGGTGGAAGCTCAAGAGAGAATGACTCTTTCTCATCGATCTTACCTTTTGGATAGTCAAATTTCCAAAAAGTTACAGCACCTCTATAGACTGCTTCATAGTCGTCTATTGAGTGGTAGTTGTTATCAAGTGGAGCTGCATATTGGCTAGCTTCGATAACATACTCGCTATTTGGAGTGATGAAGCTACCGCCGTGCTCACTCTTCATAATAGGGTTTACAACGATTTGAGTTGTCTCAAAGTCATGCAAATTTATAACTGCGATTCTTGGGTTAGCTTTATCGTTGATAAATAGATAATCACCAACATACTCACCATTTTTCTCACTGAAATTTGGGTGGTGTGTATCGCCCCATGTTATCTCTTTGCCCCTGATGTTGCCTTGTTTCAAAACAGCTTTTGACTCATTGTCATAGCCATATCCTTGCCAAGGCTCTGGCGTGAAAACGCCGATGTATTTATAAATTCTCATCGACGGAAC
This genomic interval from Campylobacter concisus contains the following:
- the nosZ gene encoding Sec-dependent nitrous-oxide reductase, with amino-acid sequence MQKLFCVASAALLGLSLTTACAASSDLEKVMKERGLSEKDVLAAAKTYQPSGKKDDFIVFSSGGQSGQVLVYGVPSMRIYKYIGVFTPEPWQGYGYDNESKAVLKQGNIRGKEITWGDTHHPNFSEKNGEYVGDYLFINDKANPRIAVINLHDFETTQIVVNPIMKSEHGGSFITPNSEYVIEASQYAAPLDNNYHSIDDYEAVYRGAVTFWKFDYPKGKIDEKESFSLELPPYWQDLSDAGKGESYGWGFTNSINTEMYTGGIEKGLPPFEAGASRNDTDFLHVYNWKILEKLVQDKKNYKVINGHKVVTIDAAVKAGALFLIPESKSPHGCDVTPDGRYIIIGGKLDTHASVYDFRKIKELIDKKEYAGTDPYGIPILDREKSMHGQVELGLGPLHTSFDSQDGVLYTSLYVDSQIVKWDYKNLKVLDKINVHYNIGHLDTMEGKSAKPVGKYAIALDKLSIDRFSPVGPLHPQNHQLIDITGAKMDLIYDMPIPLGEPHDVVSIAASKLSPALTYNMGTNSRTGEASPYATLAGQERVERNGKNVTVYATMIRSHINPEHIEVNKGDNVTIHLTNLERAQDETHGFGIDLYNIHASLEPGKTASVNFVADMEGVFPYYCTEFCSALHLEMMGYLLVKDPNKKYESAKNNKLKTLSPEALKAEYDKVIATNKATDDVIQEVVKYLKEKHYEKYPKVKALVDDALDQYGHIKEVKAKADEAYKKGDVNGAILWEYQVWQYMVKTADVGLRAKNNLAKEIATPMSPAAAKGEEAYLKGGCNGCHVIGQVSSGPDLTGVLLRHENGEKWVAEFIKDPAKFYNDDYIKSMIDYFNLRMPNQHMSDEEIKNIIEYLKWVDENAGM